One window of the Zea mays cultivar B73 chromosome 3, Zm-B73-REFERENCE-NAM-5.0, whole genome shotgun sequence genome contains the following:
- the LOC103649675 gene encoding uncharacterized protein LOC103649675, translating into MERQAGAGREEGVAAAPRKGCIRSTQGPWTVRRRGRGGGLTTSLRHPTPRERENNRQRERRRRQVAARIYAGLRARAGYALPKHADQNDVLRALCAEAGYHVDDEGNVTRHQGVGDGAAGPSCSSDHQKPSSISGTVEAATLQQEQEQQHQGQREEGVNMSLELTLSFAYM; encoded by the exons ATGGAGCGGCAGGCCGGGGCAGGGAGAGAGGAGGGCGTGGCGGCGGCGCCGCGGAAGGGCTGCATCCGCTCGACGCAGGGGCCGTGGACGGTGCGGCGCCGCGGCCGGGGCGGCGGGCTGACGACGTCGCTGCGGCACCCGACGCCCCGCGAGCGGGAGAACAACCGGCAGCGCGAGCGCCGGCGGCGCCAGGTTGCCGCCAGGATCTACGCCGGCCTGCGCGCCCGCGCCGGGTACGCGCTGCCCAAGCACGCCGACCAGAACGACGTGCTCCGCGCGCTCTGCGCCGAGGCCGGCTACCACGTCGACGACGAGGGCAACGTCACGCGTCACCAG GGTGTCGGCGACGGCGCGGCGGGCCCAAGCTGCAGCTCCGATCACCAGAAGCCTTCCTCCATAAGCGGAACGGTGGAGGCGGCGACCCtgcagcaggagcaggagcagcagcatCAGGGGCAGCGGGAGGAGGGAGTCAACATGTCACTTGAGCTCACCCTTTCCTTCGCCTACATGTAG
- the LOC103649676 gene encoding uncharacterized protein translates to MVSANLRLVAAFLLPFLAIASAFDLFHQTGPRMDPKMVPMGGGQPLFIPHEYVRSADVKRQCRSVLSAATELTFDANRANALMPELSFVKGDWKQDDDGVPLMPFDGTDVSGDQAPDPLRLASFMLTHVDVGFRGKTALNVSGVLGVAVSRNGTGPVMGTYVSPELKVWPGSTELKILFEGVYTENGDGESVLCMVGDALLPRRGSDGGNPWDWAKDTGRDSFQPPVTKDGNLLLVLRYPTTLTLTTRAVRGELTSTSAKSDVAYFDAVHLLSQLGAYSNYKFGSEKLVDRACSAHPYRDDILGGGRGLYRGNSFCGILDRFTSEDVLAVVPNWRCNSTDAFCRRLGPFETDKTVDATDGAFTDVRVVMQDVRCEPRNAPGGESTARVSAVFRAVPPWEHKYSAGKRSGLGGTTLSAEGVWRASTGQLCMVGCLGVGAEACHSRVCLYVQTTFTATRRSLTVGQITRVDGGGGGVAHFPLTIKHTVHPMELWSRFGVSGGAPLSMAYNYTKVRQASDFLRRSEPFEFGAALAKSLLSYPKKAEGLNDDAMSLSSLAADLTLHVAAVPDPFPRERFERSFFQLEVLSLGSLVGRTSIEQLATEFPGMPGELGGGKASSWTSSQSESSSTTSSSSQPAESSLLNVSAEVSLSGNPYGNVSSLFMEGVYNPVNGRMYLIGCRSIQATRQTFSALKEVEDGMDCSIEMRVDYPPTTARWLINPTVKVHVASTRDPGDPLHFNATKLQTLPIMYREQRQDILSRRSVEGILRIATLAAAIAVELSQLMYIKANTDVMPYVSLVMLGVQAVGYSVPLITGAEALFARIAAGSDDGAVPPSYEVDKSSLYWTIDCIVKILILAAFLLTLRLAQKVWRSRIRLLTRSPLEPGRVPSDRKVLVYSLGAHLVGFAVVLAAHYVNVYSRPVRDDGSYMDARGRTHALREWAVTLEEYIGMAQDFFLLPQVVGNVVWRINCKPLKKSYYVGVTAVRLLPHLYDYIKAPAINPYFAEEYEFVNTSLDFYSRFGDVAIPLVAVALAAAVYVQQRWNYKIISKTVKTQQKKLQHLGSRVYERLPSMSSGNFEAELVSGVNEGVGLRRDTSLS, encoded by the coding sequence ATGGTGTCGGCAAACCTGCGGCTCGTGGCCGCGTTCTTGCTGCCGTTCCTTGCCATCGCCTCCGCGTTTGATCTCTTCCACCAGACTGGGCCACGGATGGATCCAAAGATGGTGCCGATGGGAGGCGGCCAGCCTCTCTTCATCCCGCACGAGTACGTCCGCTCCGCCGACGTCAAGCGGCAATGCCGGTCGGTGCTGTCCGCCGCCACCGAGCTCACGTTCGACGCCAACCGCGCCAACGCCCTCATGCCGGAGCTCAGCTTCGTCAAGGGGGACtggaagcaggacgacgacggCGTGCCGCTGATGCCGTTCGACGGCACCGACGTGTCGGGCGATCAGGCGCCGGACCCGCTGCGGCTGGCCTCGTTCATGCTCACGCACGTCGACGTGGGGTTCCGGGGGAAAACGGCCCTCAACGTCAGCGGCGTGCTCGGCGTCGCCGTCTCCCGCAACGGCACGGGCCCCGTGATGGGGACGTACGTGTCGCCCGAGCTCAAGGTGTGGCCCGGGAGCACCGAGCTTAAGATCCTCTTCGAGGGCGTGTACACCGAGAACGGCGACGGCGAGAGCGTGCTCTGCATGGTCGGCGACGCCCTGCTGCCGAGGCGCGGCAGCGACGGCGGCAACCCCTGGGACTGGGCCAAGGACACCGGCCGCGACAGCTTCCAGCCGCCGGTCACCAAGGACGGAAACCTACTGCTCGTGCTCCGGTACCCGACGACGCTCACGCTGACGACGCGCGCCGTGCGCGGCGagctgacgagcacgagcgccaaGTCGGACGTCGCGTACTTCGACGCCGTGCACCTGCTGTCGCAGCTGGGCGCCTACTCCAACTACAAGTTCGGCTCCGAGAAGCTCGTGGACAGAGCGTGCAGCGCTCACCCTTACCGCGACGACATCCTCGGCGGCGGCCGGGGCCTGTACAGGGGCAACTCCTTCTGCGGCATCCTCGACCGGTTCACGTCGGAGGACGTGCTCGCCGTCGTCCCGAACTGGCGGTGCAACTCCACGGACGCGTTCTGCCGAAGGCTCGGGCCGTTCGAGACGGACAAGACCGTCGACGCGACGGACGGTGCCTTCACGGACGTGAGAGTCGTGATGCAGGACGTCCGGTGCGAGCCGAGGAACGCCCCGGGCGGCGAGAGCACGGCGCGGGTGTCGGCCGTGTTCCGCGCCGTGCCGCCGTGGGAGCACAAGTACTCGGCGGGGAAGCGGAGCGGGCTCGGCGGCACGACCCTCTCGGCCGAGGGGGTGTGGCGCGCGTCCACGGGGCAGCTCTGCATGGTGGGCTGCCTCGGCGTCGGCGCCGAGGCGTGCCACTCCCGCGTGTGCCTGTACGTGCAGACCACCTTCACGGCCACCCGCCGCAGCCTCACGGTGGGGCAGATCACCCgcgtcgacggcggcggcggcggcgttgcCCACTTCCCGCTCACGATCAAACACACGGTGCACCCGATGGAGCTCTGGAGCCGGTTCGGCGTCTCGGGCGGCGCGCCTCTGAGCATGGCGTACAACTACACGAAGGTGCGGCAGGCCAGCGATTTTCTGAGGCGCAGCGAGCCGTTCGAATTCGGGGCCGCCCTCGCCAAGTCGCTCCTCAGCTACCCGAAGAAAGCCGAAGGCCTCAACGACGACGCGATGAGCTTGTCCAGCCTCGCGGCCGACCTCACCCTCCACGTCGCGGCCGTGCCAGACCCGTTCCCTCGTGAACGGTTCGAGCGGTCGTTCTTTCAGCTGGAGGTGCTCTCGCTCGGATCACTCGTCGGCCGTACCTCGATAGAGCAGTTGGCTACGGAGTTTCCCGGAATGCCCGGCGAGCTCGGAGGGGGCAAAGCGTCCTCCTGGACGTCGTCGCAGTCAGAGTCCTCATCGacgacgtcgtcgtcgtcgcagCCAGCAGAGTCATCTCTTCTCAACGTGTCCGCCGAGGTCTCGCTGTCCGGGAATCCTTACGGGAACGTGTCGAGCTTGTTCATGGAAGGCGTGTACAATCCGGTGAATGGACGGATGTACCTGATCGGCTGCCGAAGCATTCAAGCGACTCGGCAAACCTTCTCGGCGCTGAAAGAGGTCGAGGATGGCATGGACTGCTCGATCGAGATGAGGGTGGATTACCCGCCGACGACGGCGCGGTGGCTGATAAACCCCACGGTGAAGGTGCACGTAGCCAGCACGCGCGACCCCGGCGACCCGCTGCACTTCAACGCGACCAAGCTCCAGACGCTGCCGATCATGTACCGGGAGCAGCGGCAGGACATCCTGTCCCGGCGCAGCGTCGAGGGGATCCTCCGCATCGCGACGCTGGCGGCGGCCATCGCCGTGGAGCTGAGCCAGCTGATGTACATCAAGGCGAACACCGACGTGATGCCGTACGTGTCGCTGGTGATGCTGGGCGTGCAGGCGGTCGGGTACAGCGTGCCGCTGATCACCGGCGCCGAGGCCCTGTTCGCCCGCATCGCCGCGGGCTCTGACGACGGCGCCGTGCCGCCGTCGTACGAGGTGGACAAGAGCAGCCTGTACTGGACCATCGACTGCATCGTGAAGATCCTCATCCTCGCCGCGTTCCTCCTGACGCTCCGGCTGGCGCAGAAGGTCTGGCGGTCGCGCATCCGGCTGCTGACGCGGTCGCCGCTGGAGCCCGGCCGCGTGCCGAGCGACCGGAAGGTGCTGGTCTACAGCCTCGGCGCGCACCTGGTGGGCTTCGCGGTGGTCCTGGCGGCGCACTACGTGAACGTGTACAGCCGGCCGGTGCGGGACGACGGGTCGTACATGGACGCGCGCGGGAGGACGCACGCGCTGCGGGAGTGGGCGGTGACGCTGGAGGAGTACATCGGGATGGCGCAGGATTTCTTCCTCCTCCCGCAGGTGGTCGGCAACGTGGTGTGGCGGATCAACTGCAAGCCGCTGAAGAAGAGCTACTACGTCGGCGTGACGGCGGTGCGGCTGCTGCCGCACCTGTACGACTACATCAAGGCGCCGGCCATCAATCCCTACTTCGCCGAGGAGTACGAGTTCGTGAACACGAGCCTGGACTTCTACTCCCGGTTCGGCGATGTGGCGATCCCGCTCGTGGCCGTGGCGCTGGCCGCCGCCGTGTACGTGCAGCAGAGGTGGAACTACAAGATCATCAGCAAGACCGTGAAGACGCAGCAGAAGAAGCTGCAGCACCTCGGGTCCAGGGTGTACGAGCGGCTGCCGTCCATGTCGTCGGGGAACTTCGAGGCCGAGCTCGTCTCCGGCGTCAACGAGGGCGTCGGCCTGCGGCGGGACACCAGCTTGAGCTGA